A window from Drosophila subobscura isolate 14011-0131.10 chromosome O, UCBerk_Dsub_1.0, whole genome shotgun sequence encodes these proteins:
- the LOC117897672 gene encoding protein crumbs isoform X5, with protein MAKIVNASASATAATAHVTRQQQQQQQQQRLQHQQQRSRSAARRMQSRARTKSAAQITTSTAQHLLKRAISAPQWIFLFILIYLATDVASVEVQTKEAYFNGSTYLRLTTPMPIWDHSAISFRSCRGGEILAQQYNKNSIVISVLNDFLQISLAGPAVHGPNNRLDVKLPYQLLDNRWHTLQFKYEYGNLYLHVDRAASIFANSTYNSQFLTNQDIGYKDAILILGNSFSGCLLDGPGLQFVNNSTIQNVVFGVCPLTPGPCSDHDLFTRLPDNFCLNDPCMGHGTCSSNSEGYECRCTARYSGKNCQKDNGSPCGKNPCVNGGTCLENSRGDYQCFCDAQHSGQHCETEVNIHPLCQSNPCLNNGACVVLGSTGSIACECPKGYAGPRCEIDTDECASQPCQNNGSCIDRINGFSCDCSGTGYTGAFCQTNVDECDKSPCLNGGRCFDTYGWYTCQCLDGWGGEVCDRPMTCQTQQCLNGGSCVDKAIGFQCLCPPEYSGELCQLGPSCAQQCPIDSECIGGKCVCKPGTTASDLEPPIPAPIEVEMFDPSQCASEKKKRYISPEWLKRKRCELKLSYNCQQSTGDGGTAAAMALTPINCNATNGKCLNGGTCSMNGTHCYCSVGYTGDRCEKADNCSPLNCQEPMVCVQNQCICPENKVCNQCATQPCQNGGECLDLPNGDYECKCARGWTGRNCANDVDECTLHPKICGNGICKNEKGSYKCYCTPGFTGIHCDSDVDECLSFPCLNGATCHNKINAYECVCQPGYRGENCEIDIDECITNPCSNGSTCIDMINNFTCSCIPGMTGRVCDIDIDDCVGDPCLNGGQCIDQLGSFRCDCSGTGYEGQNCELNIDECVSNPCTNGAKCLDQVKDYFCECHAGYKGKNCEQDINECESNPCQYNSNCLERSNQTLYQLSRLTDLPKVFSQPFSYENASGYECVCVPGIIGKNCEININECESNPCSKHGTCNDGIGAYTCECEPGFEGPHCEVNIDECERFNPCQSGTCIDQIDDYDCDCDANFGGKNCSVPLIGCLTNPCLNSGTCRPYLVNETIHLYNCTCENGFQGDTCEKTTTLSMVATSLISVTTEREEGYDINLQFRTTLPNGVLAFGTSGEKNEPVSYILELINGRLNLHSSLLNKWEGVFIGSKLNDSNWHKVFVAINTSHLVLSANDEQAIFPVGSYETANNSQPSFPRTYLGGTIPNLKSYLRHLTHQPSAFVGCMQDIVVNGKWIFPDEQSANFTYGDTKLENVQSGCPRTEQCKPNPCHSNGECTDLWHTFACHCPRPFFGHTCQHNMTAATFGHENTTHSAVIVETTDVGRRAIRSILDISMFIRTREPTGQVFYLGSDPRKTPTKNIGDSYVSAKLHGGELLVKMQFSGTPEAYTVGGQKLDNGYNHLIEVVRNQTLVQVKLNGTEYFRKTLSTTGLLDAQVLYLGGPAPTRESLLPASTEPGVDESATVLSKEATDDSKDYFKGIIQDVKVSNGSLNLIVEMYPLNVTDVQVNAKPLGAVSIDRASVLPGEVSDDLCRKNPCRHNAECRNTWNDYSCKCPNGYKGKDCQEIEFCQLVTCPGESVCQNLDDGYECLTNTTFTGRERSPLAFFYFQEPPPAEETGGETGPKQTLKPSIEIAYRTRAGGTLLFIDNADSFFEIGVNGGRVTITWKLTQLHIGESTRFEKENADGEWSRIFLRAHNGKLEGGWKGWESMVDPAPSFSVDIDQAAIQYLLSSSTQVYLGGMPESRQSRGSTLSAQQGSQFKGCVGEARVGDLLLPYFSNTELYPRTENVSVQLKAQFRLNTTRPAEGCILCFQTDCRNDGYCRAPSDEYECTCQAGYEGDDCGTDIDECLNTECQNNGTCINQVADFFCQCQDGFEGRHCELNINECAALPCHNGGNCTDLIAAYYCECPEEYTGPQCDILKQMTCENEPCRNGSSCENGFNALTGNNFTCTCASGFEGSLCDVPFCERTPCDNGGLCLTTGLSPMCKCSLGYTGRLCEQDINECDSNPCQNAGQCMDLVGGYECNCLGTGFEGIHCENDIDECSVEGEYCGGLGRCFNKPGSFQCICEKPYCGAYCNFTDPCNATDICGNGGRCMEDCGAKPDYYCICTEGFAGKNCTSPIVAKEDGPSTTDIAIIVIPVVVVLLLIAGALLGTFLVMARNKRATRGTYSPSAQEYCNPRLEMDNVLKPPPEERLI; from the exons ATGTTGCCTCCGTTGAGGTGCAAACCAAGGAGGCATACTTTAATGGCTCCACTTACCTCCGCCTGACGACGCCGATGCCCATTTGGGATCATTCGGCAATTAGTTTCCGCTCGTGCCGCGGCGGTGAGATACTCGCCCAGcagtacaacaaaaactcaatCGTAATCTCAGTGCTCAACGATTTTCTGCAAATCTCATTGGCCGGCCCCGCCGTCCATGGGCCAAACAATCGTCTGGATGTGAAATTGCCCTACCAACTGTTGGACAATCGCTGGCATACGCTGCAGTTCAAATACGAGTACGGCAATCTCTATTTGCATGTGGATCGTGCGGCAAGCATATTTG CCAACTCCACCTACAACAGCCAGTTCCTGACCAATCAGGACATTGGCTACAAAGATGCCATCTTGATACTGGGCAACTCTTTCTCCGGCTGCCTGCTGGATGGACCCGGACTGCAGTTTGTCAACAATTCCACCATACAGAATGTCGTTTTCGGCGTGTGTCCGCTGACACCTGGACCCTGCAGCGATCATGATCTGTTTACGCGGCTGCCGGATAACTTTTGTTTGAACGATCCGTGCATGGGACATGGCACTTGTTCGTCCAATTCCGAGGGCTACGAGTGCCGCTGCACGGCACGCTACTCGGGCAAGAACTGCCAGAAGGACAATGGCTCGCCGTGCGGCAAGAATCCCTGCGTGAATGGGGGCACCTGCCTGGAGAACTCGCGCGGCGACTATCAGTGCTTCTGCGATGCCCAGCACAGTGGACAGCATTGCGAGACGGAGGTGAACATTCATCCGCTGTGCCAGTCGAATCCCTGCCTGAACAATGGCGCCTGCGTGGTGCTCGGCAGCACGGGGAGCATTGCCTGCGAGTGCCCCAAGGGCTATGCCGGACCACGCTGCGAGATCGACACGGACGAGTGTGCCTCGCAGCCGTGCCAGAATAATGGCAGCTGCATCGATCGCATCAATGGCTTCAGCTGCGACTGCTCCGGCACTGGATACACGGGCGCCTTCTGCCAAACGAATGTGGATGAGTGCGACAAGAGTCCGTGCCTGAATGGCGGACGTTGCTTCGACACGTACGGCTGGTACACCTGCCAGTGCCTGGACGGATGGGGCGGCGAGGTGTGCGATCGACCCATGACCTGCCAGACCCAACAATGCCTGAACGGTGGCTCCTGTGTGGACAAGGCCATTGGGTTCCAGTGTCTGTGTCCGCCGGAGTACAGTGGAGAGCTCTGCCAGCTGGGACCGAGCTGTGCCCAGCAGTGTCCCATCGATTCGGAGTGCATTGGCGGCAAGTGCGTGTGTAAGCCAGGCACAACGG cttcCGACTTGGAGCCGCCAATTCCTGCTCCAATCGAGGTGGAAATGTTCGATCCATCACAGTGCGCCAGCGAGAAAAAGAAGCGCTACATATCGCCCGAGTGGCTCAAGCGGAAGCGTTGCGAACTGAAGCTGA GCTACAACTGCCAGCAGAGCACCGGCGATGGAGGAACGGCCGCCGCCATGGCCCTGACGCCCATCAACTGCAATGCAACCAACGGTAAATGCTTGAACGGCGGCACATGCTCGATGAACGGCACCCACTGCTACTGCTCCGTGGGCTACACCGGTGACCGATGCGAAAAGGCCGACAATTGCTCGCCGCTCAACTGCCAGGAGCCGATGGTGTGCGTGCAGAATCAGTGCATCTGCCCGGAGAACAAGGTGTGCAACCAGTGCGCCACCCAGCCCTGCCAGAACGGTGGCGAGTGCCTGGATCTGCCCAACGGCGACTACGAGTGCAAGTGCGCACGCGGCTGGACGGGCAGGAATTGCGCCAACGATGTGGATGAGTGCACGCTGCACCCAAAGATCTGCGGCAATGGCATTTGCAAGAACGAAAAGGGATCCTACAAGTGCTACTGCACGCCCGGCTTCACGGGCATTCACTGCGACTCGGATGTGGATGAGTGCCTCAGTTTTCCCTGTCTAAATGGAGCCACGTGCCACAACAAG ATCAATGCCTACGAGTGCGTTTGCCAGCCGGGATATCGTGGCGAGAACTGCGAGATTGACATTGACGAATGCATCACCAATCCCTGCTCCAATGGATCCACCTGCATTGATATGATCAACAACTTTACCTGCTCCTGCATACCGGGCATGACGGGACGTGTCTGCGACATTGACATCGACGACTGTGTGGGCGATCCCTGCCTGAATGGCGGTCAGTGCATCGATCAGTTGGGCAGCTTCCGCTGTGATTGCAGCGGCACTGGTTACGAGGGTCAGAATTGTGAACTAAACATCGACGAGTGTGTGTCCAATCCGTGCACGAACGGCGCCAAGTGCCTGGACCAAGTCAAGGACTACTTCTGCGAGTGTCATGCGGGCTACAAGGGCAAGAACTGCGAGCAGGACATCAATGAGTGCGAGAGCAATCCGTGTCAGTACAACAGCAACTGCCTGGAGCGCTCCAATCAGACGCTCTACCAGCTCAGCCGCCTCACGGACCTGCCCAAGGTGTTCAGTCAGCCATTTAGCTATGAGAATGCCAGCGG ctACGAATGCGTTTGTGTGCCCGGCATCATTGGCAAGAACTGTGAGATCAACATAAATGAATGCGAGAGTAATCCTTGCAGCAAACATGGCACCTGCAACGATGGCATCGGCGCCTACACCTGCGAATGCGAACCCGGCTTCGAGGGCCCCCACTGTGAGGTCAATATCGATGAGTGCGAACGCTTTAATCCCTGCCAAAGCGGCACCTGCATTGATCAAATCGATGactacgactgcgactgtgatgCCAACTTTGGGGGCAAAAACTGCTCCGTGCCGCTGATCGGTTGCCTCACAAAT CCCTGTCTGAATAGTGGCACTTGTCGTCCGTATTTGGTCAATGAGACAATTCATCTGTATAATTGCACCTGCGAGAATGGCTTCCAGGGCGACACCTGCGAGAAGACCACCACGCTGTCCATGGTGGCCACCAGCTTGATCTCTGTGACCACCGAACGCGAGGAGGGCTACGACATTAACTTGCAGTTTAGAACCACGCTGCCCAATGGCGTGCTGGCCTTTGGCACCTCTGGGGAAAAGAATGAGCCCGTCAGCTATATTCTAGAGCTGATTAATGGACGCCTGAACCTCCACTCGTCGCTGCTCAACAAATGGGAGGGCGTCTTCATTGGCTCCAAGCTGAACGACAGCAACTGGCACAAGGTGTTTGTGGCCATTAATACCTCGCATTTGGTGCTGTCCGCCAACGATGAGCAGGCCATATTCCCCGTGGGCTCCTACGAGACGGCCAACAACAGTCAGCCCTCGTTTCCGCGCACCTATTTGGGCGGTACGATACCCAATCTTAAGTCATATCTGCGGCATTTGACGCATCAGCCCTCGGCCTTTGTGGGCTGCATGCAGGACATTGTcgtgaatggcaaatggatcTTCCCCGACGAGCAGAGTGCGAATTTTACGTACGGCGACACGAAGCTGGAGAATGTGCAGAGCGGCTGTCCGCGCACCGAGCAGTGCAAACCGAATCCCTGCCACTCGAATGGCGAGTGCACAGATCTGTGGCACACATTCGCCTGCCACTGTCCGCGGCCATTCTTTGGACACACCTGCCAGCACA ACATGACAGCAGCTACGTTTGGGCATGAGAATACCACGCACTCGGCTGTAATTGTGGAGACCACCGATGTGGGCAGACGTGCCATACGTTCCATTTTGGATATTTCCATGTTTATACGCACGCGAGAGCCCACGGGGCAGGTCTTCTATTTGGGCAGTGATCCACGCAAGACGCCCACCAAAA ACATTGGTGACTCGTATGTGTCGGCCAAGCTGCATGGCGGCGAGCTGCTCGTGAAGATGCAATTCTCTGGCACACCCGAGGCCTACACTGTGGGTGGCCAGAAGCTGGACAATGGCTACAATCACTTGATCGAGGTGGTGCGCAATCAGACCTTGGTGCAGGTCAAGCTCAATGGCACCGAGTACTTCCGCAAGACGCTGTCCACGACGGGTCTGCTGGATGCGCAGGTGCTCTATTTGGGTGGACCTGCGCCCACACGGGAGTCGCTGCTGCCCGCCAGCACAGAGCCCGGCGTGGATGAGAGTGCCACAGTGCTGAGCAAGGAGGCGACAGACGACAGCAAGGACTACTTCAAGGGCATCATCCAGGACGTAAAAGTGAGCAACGGCTCGCTCAATCTCATTGTGGAAATGTATCCCCTGAATGTGACGGATGTGCAAGTGAATGCCAAGCCTTTGGGTGCTGTCAGCATTGATCGTGCTTCGGTGCTGCCCGGTGAGGTGTCCGACGATCTGTGCCGCAAGAATCCCTGCCGCCACAATGCCGAGTGCCGCAACACATGGAACGATTACAGCTGCAAGTGCCCGAACGGCTACAAGGGCAAGGATTGCCAGGAGATTGAATTCTGTCAGCTGGTCACCTGCCCGGGCGAGAGCGTCTGCCAGAATCTGGACGATGGCTACGAGTGTCTCACCAACACAACATTCACGGGCCGAGAACGCAGTCCGCTGGCCTTCTTCTACTTCCAGGAGCCGCCACCAGCCGAGGAAACTGGCGGCGAGACTGGTCCCAAGCAGACCCTGAAGCCCAGCATTGAGATTGCCTATCGCACACGCGCAGGCGGCACGCTGCTGTTCATCGACAATGCGGACAGTTTCTTTGAGATTGGCGTCAACGGTGGACGCGTGACCATCACCTGGAAGCTCACGCAGCTGCACATTGGCGAGTCGACGCGCTTTGAGAAGGAAAACGCCGACGGAGAGTGGAGTCGCATCTTCCTGCGCGCACACAATGGCAAGCTGGAGGGTGGCTGGAAGGGCTGGGAATCCATGGTGGATCCCGCACCCTCCTTCTCCGTCGACATTGACCAGGCGGCCATCCAGTATCTGCTGTCGAGCAGCACCCAAGTGTACTTGGGCGGCATGCCCGAGTCGCGTCAGTCGCGCGGCTCCACGCTCTCCGCCCAGCAGGGCTCCCAGTTCAAGGGTTGCGTGGGCGAGGCGCGTGTGGGtgacctgctgctgccgtacTTCTCCAACACCGAACTGTATCCCCGCACCGAGAACGTGTCCGTGCAGCTGAAGGCGCAGTTCCGTTTGAACACAACGCGGCCCGCGGAGGGTTGCATTCTGTGCTTCCAGACGGACTGCCGCAACGATGGCTACTGTCGGGCGCCGTCCGACGAGTATGAGTGCACCTGCCAGGCGGGCTACGAGGGCGACGACTGCGGCACCGACATCGATGAGTGCTTGAACACGGAGTGCCAGAACAATGGCACCTGCATCAACCAGGTGGCAGACTTCttctgccagtgccaggatGGTTTCGAGGGTCGCCACTGCGAGCTGAACATCAACGAATGCGCCGCGTTGCCCTGCCACAATGGTGGCAACTGCACGGATCTGATTGCAGCCTATTACTGCGAGTGCCCGGAGGAGTACACCGGTCCCCAGTGCGACATACTCAAGCAGATGACGTGCGAGAATGAGCCATGCCGTAATGGTTCCAGCTGCGAGAATGGTTTCA ATGCTTTGACTGGCAATAACTTTACGTGCACCTGCGCCTCCGGCTTTGAGGGTTCCCTGTGCGATGTGCCCTTCTGCGAGCGCACGCCCTGCGATAATGGTGGACTCTGCCTGACCACAGGACTG TCACCCATGTGCAAGTGCAGCCTGGGCTACACGGGTCGCCTCTGCGAGCAGGACATCAACGAATGCGACTCGAATCCTTGCCAGAACGCTGGACAGTGCATGGATCTGGTGGGTGGCTACGAGTGCAATTGCCTGGGCACCGGCTTCGAGGGCATACACTGTGAGAACGACATTGACGAGTGCAGCGTGGAGGGCGAGTATTGTGGCGGTTTGGGTCGCTGCTTCAACAAGCCCGGCTCGTTCCAGTGCATCTGCGAGAAGCCCTACTGTGGGGCCTATTGCAACTTTACCGATCCCTGCAATGCCACAGATATTTGCGGCAATGGCGGACGCTGCATGGAGGATTGTGGCGCCAAGCCGGACTACTATTGCATCTGCACGGAAGGATTTGCGGGCAAGAATTGCACCTCACCG ATCGTTGCGAAGGAGGATGGCCCATCGACGACAGACATAGCCATCATTGTTATACCCGTTGTGGTGGTCTTGCTGCTCATTGCTGGTGCATTGTTGGGCACCTTTTTGGTGATGGCACGCAATAAGCGTGCCACGCGCGGCACCTACAGCCCCAGCGCTCAGGAGTACTGCAATCCGAGGCTGGAAATGGACAATGTGCTTAAGCCGCCGCCGGAGGAACGACTTATTTAG